The genome window GTCTTGCCAGTTGACCGACTTCGCGACCTCTTTACCAATCTTCTCGATCGATTCGATGATCCCGGCAAAAGGATCCTTGGCGTCGTTTGGCAGCGGTGGAGGCGTCGTGTTCGTGGTCTGCTCAGTCGATTCGGCGGCTCCGTCGCTGGTGCCGTCGAAGGCCTCCATGAGCTCGGCGGCATCCTCGGGCGAGAGCTTGCCCTCCTGGACCAGTTTCATAATGCGTCGTACTTCTTCTTTGTTCATGAACTCACTCCACGCAGGCGCTCTTTCGCCTCTTGAGCGGTGATTTCGCCCCGCTCCAACGCCTCGATCACGTGCAACTTCTCCGGGTTCGGGCTCTTCTCGGGCTTCTCGACAGGGGTCAACTCCAACGATTGGAGCAGCGCGTCCAATCGCGCCTTGACGGTCGGATAGCTCAGGCCCAATTCGCGCTCTACGGCATTGATCACGCCGCGACATCGCAGAAACGTTTCGAGAAGATGGTATTGCTCCTCGTCAAGCTGCAACATCCGCGGGATGTCGAACCGGGACCGAATCGTCACATCCCCGTCGATGGTCTGCAGCTCGGTGATCGCGAGCGGCTTTCCAGAGATCGGGTCCTTACTAGGAATCGGTCGATGTTGATAAGATTTCATCGTGCCTCCATGTTGAGTATTACGCCGTTGCTGGCACAGAGGGTTGAGTTTCTCAAGAGAATAGGCCGAAATTCTTAAGAATCTGAACCTCCTGGGAGTTGCGTCATACGGCGACAAGGATCTTCATGACCGTTTCTCCACGGTAGCGCAGGTCCACCACACGCTGAACGGCGTACGCCAACCCATCAATGTCGAGGGTATCGCCGGGACTGCCCGGACTCCCCTCCGGGACGTACACCGTCATGAACGGGCGGCTCGTCGTGACTCCCAACTCGGAGTCAGGCAAGTAGATACGCGCTTGCGAGGTCGAGATCGGCACCGCCACCGCAGTGGCGGGCTGTCCTCCCACAGTGATCGACTCGCCGTGCTGCTCGATCACCTTTTTGAACCGCCGTTGCACCGCGCTCATGGGGCCACCGCCCCTTGCTTGTCCTTGGCCATGAGCACTGCGGCCGTCCGAGCGAATTCTGGATCGGCGCGCAAGAAGGGCGACAATCGTGCCCAACCTTGCTCGCGCATCGCGCGGACATCGTCGTGAAGGTCCTTCGCGGTGACCTGTAGCGCACCCACGTTCATTCCGTCAAAGAGCCCAGGAACCCGGATCAGCACCGCGAGCATGTCGGCGGTCACGAGTTCAAGAGCTGCCAAGTTCAGGGTCGACTGCAGCCCCGAGTTCCCCGTGTCCGCCACATAGACGGGCTCGATGGCGTAGTTCAACACCGGGACCCAAGCACTGATCAGTCCATTGATCTCGCTCACGTACTCGGCGGACTCAAGCGAGAGCCGCTGCTGGACTGCGGCAACGCTTACGGAGACTCCCACGGGTCACCTCCGGACGAGAATTGTGCGCGCATCGCGTCGGCCCATCGGCGTAGAACCACATTCACTTCCACCATGCCCGCCTGAAGCGACTCCAGCGCCGCCCCCAAACGATCGTACTGGTGTCCCTGACGCTCCACGAGCCGGTCCAGGAACTCCATCATCTGCTCGGCGGAGGCACGCTGCTGAATGAGACTCAGACGTGCGATGGCGAATGTCGCGCTCACCACCGCACCAAGAAACAGCCACAGGTCTTTGCTCATAGCGCGACCCCTAACGCCCGCGCCA of Chthonomonas sp. contains these proteins:
- a CDS encoding DUF2089 domain-containing protein, which gives rise to MKSYQHRPIPSKDPISGKPLAITELQTIDGDVTIRSRFDIPRMLQLDEEQYHLLETFLRCRGVINAVERELGLSYPTVKARLDALLQSLELTPVEKPEKSPNPEKLHVIEALERGEITAQEAKERLRGVSS